The proteins below are encoded in one region of bacterium:
- a CDS encoding c-type cytochrome, whose product MGRLRLAQGRRRVRGRLALVRRPAVGPPGAPCDDPYFAEQVMARVLVPVCAACHVAGGQAGGTALLVDPGDVAATQGRVATQVDAAEPAQSRLVLKPLAALPHGGGRALAAGGDEAAILLAWATRVAAGGCGAPPADAYTARCASCHGADGRGTTLGPNVRCAVHVEAPVRAGRGDMPAFSAAVLPAADLAAVEARLATWCDESGAARGADLFLANCAGCHGTTGAGGGDARGVAGPPIRCIGLATFLEQVPEGAGDMPAFPELSAPDVRLLHGHVRTFCPGG is encoded by the coding sequence GTGGGCCGCCTGCGCCTCGCGCAGGGACGGCGGCGCGTGCGCGGCCGTCTCGCCCTCGTCCGCCGCCCGGCGGTGGGGCCGCCCGGCGCACCGTGCGACGATCCCTACTTCGCGGAGCAGGTCATGGCGCGCGTGCTCGTGCCGGTGTGCGCCGCCTGTCACGTCGCAGGCGGGCAGGCGGGCGGGACGGCGCTCCTCGTCGACCCGGGAGACGTCGCCGCGACGCAGGGCCGCGTCGCGACCCAGGTGGACGCCGCGGAGCCGGCGCAGTCGCGGCTGGTGCTGAAGCCGCTCGCTGCGCTGCCGCACGGCGGCGGCCGTGCGCTGGCCGCGGGCGGGGACGAGGCGGCGATCCTGCTCGCCTGGGCGACCCGCGTGGCCGCGGGCGGATGCGGTGCGCCGCCGGCGGATGCCTACACGGCCCGCTGCGCGTCGTGTCACGGCGCCGACGGCCGCGGCACGACGCTCGGCCCGAACGTGCGTTGCGCGGTGCACGTGGAAGCGCCCGTGCGCGCCGGCCGCGGCGACATGCCGGCGTTCTCCGCCGCCGTGCTCCCGGCCGCCGACCTGGCGGCCGTCGAGGCACGGCTCGCGACCTGGTGCGACGAGAGCGGCGCCGCCCGCGGCGCGGATCTCTTCCTGGCGAACTGCGCCGGCTGCCACGGGACGACGGGTGCGGGAGGCGGCGATGCGCGCGGCGTCGCAGGTCCCCCGATCCGCTGCATCGGTCTCGCCACCTTCCTGGAGCAGGTGCCGGAGGGCGCCGGCGACATGCCGGCCTTCCCCGAGCTGTCCGCGCCCGACGTCCGCCTCCTGCACGGCCACGTGCGCACCTTCTGCCCCGGCGGGTGA
- a CDS encoding cyclic nucleotide-binding domain-containing protein, giving the protein MLRETEFLEQLRRLLGTRVRGLSEEAKREVVARLALELADGGAQAPACHVVPFVTGRRPRDEATHPGLGSSANAGLLTSDGGADNVVHVLWRLDEQVTRAPDGVGIDLTLAFTGPGTSGMPLPGWEHRPLDPLVFAADGHSLRPLPLAEAAGATLVVAIPPAEALLPGTGWAWDDVDPVVRATATDGADPFTFGHRFLQELRVTIRLTRAGVPFAACEAVVDVCDARRLGSLYRRVLERVVGPDVEAQRRAAQRATLEVAHHPWFPVLAIASDRADLHTRALVGDLVHGRRNLTDPRWLLRVGLYLEILTVLGIVEAVRDDVGDLLTPAERRAWETSPVLAPLRAAVDAQAWRAVWARRKIALAAAADTRGGVSLRNLMVKRATTLAFLHAHHEDLKRAIELAGPNEHNAQETWHRVYRDAERAVLRKTETAFPELRLLNGKVRDFLLWHRQGRLDALGLRSVPGEGGGALGDQDGLYASACTQYRASMNAVAAWAKRRGLMDYTGAECVPADVSLLLALMDAAPARQRRLQRRDGYGEALDVGADAPPEFQVSHRQIAALLATSPIFAPLTDAERDALATRVRPIALGPVERIIVQGRPGSSLFVLADGSLEVLRRQPDGVDLPVGTLARGAVFGEMSLLTGEPRGSTVRSVDEAIVYEIGTDAFRAVVAARPGIVDDLAALMAARERASERQAERRAAGRKVAHLSRRIRGFLLGRRAGAAPEG; this is encoded by the coding sequence ATGCTGAGAGAAACCGAGTTCCTCGAGCAGCTCCGCCGGCTCCTCGGCACCCGGGTCCGCGGCCTGTCCGAGGAGGCGAAGCGGGAGGTCGTGGCGCGCCTCGCGCTCGAGCTGGCCGACGGCGGGGCACAGGCGCCGGCCTGCCACGTCGTTCCGTTCGTGACCGGCCGCCGGCCGCGCGACGAGGCGACGCACCCCGGGCTGGGCTCGAGCGCCAACGCCGGCCTCCTCACGTCCGACGGCGGGGCCGACAACGTCGTCCACGTCCTCTGGCGTCTCGACGAGCAGGTGACCCGGGCGCCGGACGGCGTCGGGATCGACCTGACGCTCGCCTTCACCGGCCCCGGCACGAGCGGGATGCCGCTGCCGGGCTGGGAGCATCGTCCGCTCGATCCCCTCGTCTTCGCCGCGGACGGCCACTCCCTGCGCCCGCTGCCGCTGGCGGAGGCCGCCGGCGCGACGCTCGTGGTCGCGATCCCGCCGGCCGAGGCGCTCCTGCCGGGCACGGGCTGGGCGTGGGACGACGTCGACCCCGTCGTCCGCGCCACCGCGACCGACGGCGCCGATCCGTTCACCTTCGGCCATCGCTTCCTCCAGGAGCTGCGCGTGACGATCCGGCTGACGCGCGCCGGCGTGCCGTTCGCGGCCTGCGAGGCCGTCGTCGACGTGTGCGACGCCCGCCGGCTCGGATCCCTCTATCGCCGCGTGCTCGAGCGCGTCGTCGGGCCGGACGTGGAGGCGCAGCGACGTGCCGCGCAGCGCGCGACGCTCGAGGTCGCGCACCATCCCTGGTTTCCCGTCCTCGCCATCGCCTCGGACCGGGCCGACCTCCATACGCGCGCGCTGGTCGGCGACCTCGTGCACGGCCGGCGCAACCTGACGGATCCGCGCTGGCTGCTGCGCGTCGGTCTATACCTCGAGATCCTCACCGTGCTCGGCATCGTCGAGGCCGTGCGCGACGACGTCGGCGATCTGCTGACGCCCGCCGAGCGGCGTGCGTGGGAGACGAGCCCGGTGCTCGCGCCGCTGCGCGCGGCGGTCGACGCGCAGGCCTGGCGCGCGGTGTGGGCGCGCCGCAAGATCGCGCTGGCGGCGGCCGCGGATACGCGCGGCGGCGTCTCGCTGCGCAATCTCATGGTGAAGCGGGCGACCACGCTCGCCTTCCTGCACGCCCACCACGAGGACCTGAAGCGCGCGATCGAGCTCGCGGGACCGAACGAGCACAACGCACAGGAAACCTGGCACCGCGTCTACCGCGACGCCGAGCGCGCCGTCCTGCGCAAGACCGAGACCGCCTTTCCCGAGCTGCGCCTGCTGAACGGCAAGGTGCGCGACTTCCTCCTCTGGCACCGCCAGGGCCGGCTCGACGCGCTCGGCCTGCGCAGCGTGCCTGGCGAGGGCGGCGGGGCGCTCGGCGACCAGGACGGGCTCTACGCCTCGGCCTGCACCCAGTATCGCGCCTCGATGAACGCCGTGGCTGCGTGGGCGAAGCGGCGCGGGCTCATGGACTACACCGGCGCCGAATGCGTGCCCGCCGACGTGAGCCTGCTCCTCGCCTTGATGGACGCCGCGCCCGCGCGCCAGCGCCGTCTCCAGCGCCGCGACGGCTACGGCGAGGCGCTCGACGTCGGCGCGGATGCGCCGCCCGAGTTCCAGGTGTCGCACCGCCAGATCGCCGCGCTGCTCGCCACCTCGCCCATCTTCGCGCCGCTCACCGACGCGGAGCGGGACGCGCTCGCGACGCGCGTGCGTCCCATCGCCCTCGGGCCGGTGGAGCGGATCATCGTGCAGGGGCGGCCGGGCTCGTCGCTCTTCGTGCTCGCCGACGGCAGCCTCGAGGTCCTGCGCCGCCAGCCCGACGGCGTCGACCTGCCGGTGGGCACGCTCGCGCGCGGTGCGGTCTTCGGTGAGATGTCCCTGCTGACGGGCGAGCCGCGCGGCAGCACGGTACGCTCCGTCGACGAGGCGATCGTCTACGAGATCGGCACGGACGCGTTCCGCGCCGTCGTCGCGGCGCGGCCCGGCATCGTCGACGACCTCGCCGCGCTCATGGCGGCGCGCGAGCGCGCCAGCGAACGGCAGGCGGAGCGGCGCGCGGCCGGGCGCAAAGTCGCGCACCTCTCGCGGCGCATCCGCGGCTTCCTCCTCGGGCGCCGCGCCGGCGCGGCCCCCGAGGGCTGA
- the metE gene encoding 5-methyltetrahydropteroyltriglutamate--homocysteine S-methyltransferase, protein MGTRAVCLGFPRIGRNRELKRALEAHWAGRSPAGALAQTAAALRRDAWRTMHAAGLDRVPCNDFSFYDHVLDTALLLGAVPTRYRAGTEPLAPYFAMARGHQSDGGPDLPALEMTKWFDTNYHYLVPELDAGQTFRLDATKILAEIDEAQALGIDASPVVLGPVTFLRLAKAAGGHPGEGTLHLLPALVPVYAELLALLASRGVAWVQLDEPALVLDLDATWRRKAGQALARLAAGVRPRVVLATYFGDLGEQLPIALAAGFDAVHLDLVTAPEQLDAALDVLPPATALSLGVVDGRNVWRTDLDRAHAVVHRVVRRLGAARVEVAPSCSLLHVPMDLDLEPGLDAQLSTWLAFAVQKLDEVRALADAATTPAPVSAAFEAARAALAARRASDRTHDPAVRRRLASVDETMLARAEPFLARAKRHETRFRLPLLPTTTIGSFPQTSAVRAARADWRAGRLDDDGYREHLRTETRRCVERQESLGLDVLVHGEFERPDMVEYFGERLAGFAHTRHGWVQSYGSRCVKPPILWGDVSRPAPMTVEWSTYAQRLTALPLKGMLTGPVTILQWSFVRDDQARSTTCRQIALALRDEVADLEAAGLAMIQIDEPALREGLPLRRADWPAYLRWAVDAFRLATAGAHPDTQIHTHMCYAEFGDVLEAIAAMDADVISIETSRSAMALLDDFARFRYPNAVGPGVYDIHSPRVPTTHDVEVLLDRALRVVPSERLWVNPDCGLKTRAWPEVEAALARMVEAARRVRSRIVTERVRAGLKRAPARRDRA, encoded by the coding sequence ATGGGGACACGCGCCGTCTGTCTGGGATTCCCACGCATCGGTCGGAACCGCGAGCTGAAGCGCGCGCTCGAGGCGCACTGGGCGGGACGGTCACCGGCCGGCGCGCTCGCGCAGACGGCAGCGGCGCTGCGCCGCGACGCCTGGAGGACGATGCACGCGGCCGGCCTCGATCGCGTCCCGTGCAACGACTTCTCGTTCTACGACCACGTCCTCGACACGGCGCTGCTGCTCGGTGCCGTCCCGACCCGTTACCGAGCCGGCACCGAGCCGCTCGCACCCTACTTCGCGATGGCCCGCGGCCACCAGTCCGACGGCGGCCCCGACCTGCCCGCGCTGGAGATGACGAAGTGGTTCGACACCAACTACCACTACCTCGTCCCCGAGTTGGACGCCGGCCAGACCTTCCGCCTCGATGCGACGAAGATCCTCGCCGAGATCGACGAGGCCCAGGCCCTCGGGATCGACGCCTCCCCCGTCGTCCTCGGCCCGGTGACCTTCCTGCGCCTGGCGAAGGCTGCCGGCGGCCACCCGGGCGAGGGCACGCTCCACCTCCTGCCCGCGCTCGTGCCGGTCTACGCGGAGCTGCTCGCGCTGCTGGCGTCACGTGGCGTGGCGTGGGTCCAGCTCGACGAGCCGGCGCTCGTCCTCGACCTGGACGCGACCTGGCGGCGAAAGGCCGGCCAGGCCCTCGCCCGGCTCGCTGCGGGCGTGCGCCCGCGCGTCGTGCTCGCGACCTACTTCGGCGACCTCGGCGAGCAGCTGCCGATCGCGCTCGCGGCGGGGTTCGACGCCGTCCACCTGGACCTGGTGACGGCACCCGAGCAGCTCGACGCCGCGCTCGACGTGCTGCCGCCCGCGACGGCGCTCTCGCTCGGCGTGGTCGACGGCCGCAACGTCTGGCGCACGGATCTCGACCGTGCGCATGCCGTCGTGCACCGGGTGGTACGACGGCTGGGTGCCGCCCGCGTCGAGGTGGCTCCGTCGTGCTCGCTCCTGCACGTTCCCATGGACCTCGACCTCGAGCCCGGACTCGACGCCCAGCTCTCGACCTGGCTCGCGTTCGCCGTGCAGAAGCTGGACGAGGTCCGGGCCCTCGCCGACGCCGCGACCACGCCCGCACCGGTCTCCGCGGCGTTCGAGGCGGCGCGCGCGGCCCTCGCCGCACGTCGCGCCTCGGACCGGACCCACGACCCCGCCGTGCGCAGGCGCCTCGCAAGCGTCGACGAGACGATGCTCGCGCGGGCGGAGCCGTTTTTGGCGCGCGCGAAGCGACACGAGACCCGCTTCCGCCTGCCGCTGCTGCCCACGACCACGATCGGCTCGTTTCCGCAGACGAGCGCCGTGCGTGCGGCGCGTGCCGACTGGCGCGCCGGCCGCCTGGACGACGACGGCTACCGCGAGCACCTGCGCACCGAGACGCGGCGCTGCGTGGAGCGCCAGGAGTCGCTGGGACTCGACGTCCTCGTCCATGGCGAGTTCGAGCGTCCCGACATGGTCGAGTACTTCGGCGAGCGCCTCGCCGGCTTCGCGCATACGCGCCACGGCTGGGTCCAGAGCTACGGCTCCCGCTGCGTGAAACCCCCGATCCTCTGGGGCGACGTGTCGCGCCCCGCACCGATGACCGTCGAATGGTCCACCTACGCCCAGCGCCTCACGGCGCTTCCCCTGAAGGGCATGCTCACCGGCCCGGTCACCATCCTGCAATGGTCGTTCGTGCGTGACGACCAGGCGCGGAGCACGACCTGCCGGCAGATCGCGCTGGCGCTGCGCGACGAGGTCGCGGACCTGGAAGCGGCCGGCCTCGCCATGATCCAGATCGACGAGCCGGCACTCCGCGAAGGCCTGCCGCTGCGCCGCGCGGACTGGCCGGCATATCTTCGCTGGGCCGTCGACGCGTTCCGGCTCGCGACCGCGGGCGCTCATCCCGACACGCAGATCCACACCCACATGTGCTACGCGGAGTTCGGCGACGTGCTCGAGGCGATCGCCGCCATGGACGCCGACGTGATCTCCATCGAAACGTCGCGCTCGGCGATGGCGCTGCTCGACGACTTCGCGCGCTTCCGCTACCCGAACGCGGTCGGGCCCGGCGTGTACGACATCCACTCGCCGCGTGTTCCGACGACCCACGACGTCGAGGTGCTGCTCGATCGCGCGCTCCGCGTCGTACCCTCGGAGCGCCTTTGGGTGAACCCCGACTGCGGGCTGAAGACCAGGGCCTGGCCGGAGGTCGAGGCGGCGCTCGCGCGCATGGTGGAGGCGGCTCGCCGCGTACGCAGCCGGATCGTGACCGAACGCGTGCGCGCCGGGCTGAAGCGCGCGCCCGCACGGCGGGATCGCGCCTGA
- a CDS encoding DUF2083 domain-containing protein, producing MAKSFMGVRLRRVREERGMSQVTLARALGVSPSYYNQIEKNRRPLTVGLLVRASEVLGLDAQYFSEEGESRLLVEMREALTASVPEESISRVELVEVASSVPAVGRALVALHRRYRNAVERAEALASRLGASEHAVVEPPALMPYEEVRDFFYAQHNYLDELDVAAEHLADEIDLLGGDAEARLAERLGAAHGVRVVVDRRVGDAPLPQRRYEPRDRVLTLSPHLLPGQRAFQMATQLAFLAQAPRLDALAAAGAFASDEARRLARIGLASYFAGALLMPYTAFVRAAEEVRYDIERLERRFGLGFESICHRLSTLQRPSVRGVPFFFVRVDRAGNISKRQSATAFHFSRVGGTCPLWVVHEAFEKPGRIVRQLAQLPDGRVYLWLARTVERGQGGWGALRKTFAIGLGCDVRHAGRLVYSRGLDLDDPQAPTPIGVGCKVCERPACPQRAFPSLGRPLAVDENASRFDPYPVA from the coding sequence ATGGCGAAGAGCTTCATGGGGGTGCGGCTGCGTCGGGTCCGCGAGGAGCGCGGAATGAGCCAGGTGACCCTGGCGCGCGCGCTCGGCGTGTCGCCGAGCTACTACAATCAGATCGAGAAGAATCGCCGGCCGTTGACGGTGGGGCTCCTCGTGCGCGCGAGCGAGGTGCTCGGGCTCGACGCGCAGTACTTCTCCGAGGAGGGCGAGTCGCGTCTGCTCGTCGAGATGCGTGAGGCCCTCACCGCCTCGGTGCCCGAGGAGTCGATCTCGCGCGTGGAGCTCGTCGAGGTGGCGAGCAGCGTGCCGGCGGTGGGACGTGCGTTGGTTGCGCTCCATCGACGGTACCGCAACGCCGTCGAGCGGGCGGAGGCGCTCGCGAGTCGGCTCGGCGCTTCCGAGCACGCCGTCGTCGAGCCGCCGGCGCTCATGCCCTACGAGGAAGTGCGCGACTTCTTCTACGCGCAGCACAACTACCTCGACGAGCTCGACGTCGCTGCGGAGCACCTGGCGGACGAGATCGACCTCCTCGGCGGTGATGCCGAGGCGCGGCTGGCGGAGCGGCTCGGCGCGGCGCACGGCGTGCGCGTGGTGGTCGACCGCCGCGTGGGGGACGCGCCGCTGCCGCAGCGGCGCTACGAGCCGCGGGACCGGGTGCTGACCCTGTCGCCCCACCTGCTGCCGGGACAGCGCGCGTTCCAGATGGCCACCCAGCTCGCGTTCCTCGCGCAGGCGCCGCGGCTCGACGCGCTCGCCGCCGCCGGCGCGTTCGCAAGCGACGAGGCGCGACGTCTCGCGCGCATCGGGCTTGCGAGCTACTTCGCCGGCGCGCTGCTCATGCCGTACACGGCGTTCGTGCGCGCCGCAGAGGAGGTGCGCTACGACATCGAGCGGCTCGAGCGGCGGTTCGGGCTCGGCTTCGAGTCGATCTGCCATCGCCTGAGCACGCTCCAGCGCCCGTCGGTGCGCGGCGTGCCGTTCTTCTTCGTCCGCGTCGACCGGGCCGGCAACATCTCCAAGCGGCAGTCGGCGACGGCGTTCCACTTCTCACGCGTCGGCGGGACGTGTCCGCTCTGGGTCGTCCACGAGGCCTTCGAGAAGCCCGGCCGCATCGTGCGCCAGCTGGCGCAGCTTCCCGACGGGCGGGTCTATCTCTGGCTCGCGCGAACCGTCGAGCGCGGGCAGGGCGGATGGGGTGCGCTGCGCAAGACGTTCGCGATCGGTCTCGGCTGCGACGTGCGGCACGCCGGCCGCCTGGTGTACTCGCGGGGGCTCGATCTGGACGATCCGCAGGCGCCGACACCCATCGGCGTGGGCTGCAAGGTGTGCGAGCGGCCGGCGTGCCCGCAGCGCGCCTTTCCGTCGCTCGGCCGCCCGCTCGCGGTGGACGAGAACGCGAGCCGCTTCGATCCCTATCCGGTGGCGTGA
- a CDS encoding class I SAM-dependent methyltransferase codes for MEPTPSRSISGFVPALGFDLLTPLYDPLLRLTLREDEIKRRLLAQARIAAGMTVLDFGCGTGTLALLVKQTHPDAHVVGIDVDPRVLAIARTKLEAAGVDVELRCGRIEDAGLAPGSVDRVLTSLVLHHLTEDEKLSALAALHRALGERGELHVADFGRPHTLAMQVVSHLLQWVDGADRVGANFAGRLPELVGRAGFTAVEERGMVTTLFGTLAFLAARR; via the coding sequence ATGGAGCCCACGCCGTCGCGTTCCATCTCGGGGTTCGTCCCCGCGCTCGGGTTCGATCTCCTGACGCCGCTCTACGACCCGCTCCTGCGGCTGACGCTGCGGGAGGACGAGATCAAGCGGCGCCTCCTCGCGCAGGCGCGCATCGCCGCCGGCATGACGGTCCTCGACTTCGGGTGCGGGACCGGCACCCTCGCCCTGCTCGTGAAGCAGACGCATCCGGACGCGCACGTGGTGGGCATCGACGTCGACCCCCGCGTCCTCGCCATCGCGCGCACCAAGCTCGAGGCGGCCGGCGTCGACGTCGAGCTGCGCTGCGGGCGCATCGAGGACGCGGGGCTCGCACCCGGCAGCGTCGACCGCGTGCTGACGAGCCTGGTCCTCCATCATCTCACGGAAGACGAGAAGCTGAGTGCCCTGGCGGCGCTCCATCGCGCGCTCGGGGAGCGCGGCGAGCTGCACGTCGCCGACTTCGGGCGGCCGCACACCCTCGCCATGCAGGTCGTCTCGCACCTGCTCCAGTGGGTCGACGGCGCGGACCGGGTCGGGGCGAACTTCGCGGGGCGCCTGCCGGAGCTGGTGGGACGCGCCGGCTTCACCGCCGTCGAGGAGCGCGGCATGGTGACGACGCTGTTCGGAACCCTCGCCTTCCTCGCGGCCCGACGCTGA
- a CDS encoding NAD(P)/FAD-dependent oxidoreductase, whose protein sequence is MPTFDADGLRTRYRAERDKRLRPDGNDQYVEMANAFAHYLDDPYCAPIARAPLHDDVHVLVVGGGFGGLLVAARLREAGLDDLRLVEKGGDVGGTWYWNRYPGAACDVESYVYLPLLEEVGYVPREKYARAPEILEHGRSIARHYGLYERALLQTEVTALRWDEAARRWHVETSRGDRLRARFVVMANGPLHRPKLPGIPGIETFAGHAFHTSRWDYAYTGGTSDGGLDRLRDQVVGVIGTGATAVQCVPHLGAAAKHLYVFQRTPSSIDVRGNRPTDPAWAAGLGPGWQRRRMENFNNLVSGIPEAEDLVNDGWTDIIGNLLAQLRSDAGAGTRSIAENLELADFEKMEQIRARVDALVADPATAAALKPWYRQFCKRPCFHDEYLQTFNRPNVTLVDTAGKGVERITPAGVVVAGREYALDGLVYATGFEVGTDYARRAGYEVHGRDGLPLTEKWRDGAATFHGFHTRGFPNCFIVSLVQSGFSVNIPHVLDEQAKHLAHILAAARDRGATRIEASQQAEDDWVQTIVALAQMNLQFLESCTPGYYNNEGRPAERGARNGFYGGGSPAFFRVLRDWRERGDLGGLELD, encoded by the coding sequence ATGCCGACCTTCGACGCCGACGGCCTCCGTACCCGCTACCGCGCCGAGCGCGACAAGCGCCTGCGCCCCGACGGCAACGACCAGTACGTCGAGATGGCGAACGCCTTCGCCCACTACCTCGACGACCCGTACTGCGCCCCCATCGCGCGCGCGCCGCTCCACGACGACGTCCACGTCCTCGTGGTCGGCGGCGGCTTCGGCGGGCTCCTCGTCGCCGCGCGGCTGCGCGAGGCGGGCCTCGACGACCTCCGGCTCGTCGAGAAGGGCGGCGACGTCGGCGGCACCTGGTACTGGAACCGCTACCCGGGCGCCGCCTGCGACGTCGAGTCGTACGTCTACCTGCCGCTGCTCGAGGAGGTCGGCTACGTCCCGAGGGAGAAGTACGCGCGCGCGCCGGAGATCCTGGAGCACGGCCGCTCGATCGCGCGGCACTACGGCCTCTACGAGCGGGCCCTGCTCCAGACCGAGGTGACCGCGCTGCGCTGGGACGAGGCGGCGCGGCGCTGGCACGTCGAGACCAGCCGCGGCGACCGCCTGCGGGCACGCTTCGTGGTCATGGCGAACGGGCCGCTGCACCGCCCGAAGCTGCCCGGCATCCCCGGCATCGAGACGTTCGCCGGGCACGCCTTCCACACCAGCCGCTGGGACTACGCCTATACCGGCGGCACGAGCGACGGCGGGCTCGACCGCCTGCGCGACCAGGTCGTCGGCGTGATCGGCACCGGCGCCACCGCGGTGCAGTGCGTCCCACACCTCGGCGCGGCGGCGAAGCATCTCTACGTCTTCCAGCGCACGCCGTCGTCGATCGACGTGCGCGGCAACCGCCCCACCGATCCGGCCTGGGCGGCGGGCCTCGGGCCGGGGTGGCAACGCCGGCGCATGGAGAACTTCAACAACCTGGTGTCGGGCATCCCCGAAGCCGAGGACCTCGTCAACGACGGCTGGACCGACATCATCGGCAACCTGCTGGCGCAGCTCCGCAGCGACGCGGGCGCCGGTACGCGCAGCATCGCCGAGAACCTGGAGCTCGCCGACTTCGAGAAGATGGAGCAGATCCGCGCCCGCGTGGACGCGCTCGTCGCAGACCCCGCGACGGCCGCGGCGCTGAAGCCCTGGTACCGCCAGTTCTGCAAACGGCCCTGCTTCCACGACGAGTACCTGCAGACGTTCAACCGCCCGAACGTCACGCTCGTCGACACCGCCGGCAAGGGCGTCGAGCGCATCACGCCGGCCGGCGTCGTCGTGGCGGGACGGGAGTACGCGCTCGACGGCCTCGTCTACGCCACCGGCTTCGAGGTGGGGACCGACTACGCGCGCCGCGCCGGCTACGAGGTGCATGGACGCGACGGCCTCCCGCTCACCGAGAAATGGCGCGACGGGGCGGCGACCTTCCACGGCTTCCACACCCGCGGCTTCCCGAACTGCTTCATCGTGAGCCTCGTGCAGTCCGGGTTCTCCGTGAACATCCCCCACGTGCTGGACGAGCAGGCGAAACACCTCGCCCATATCCTGGCGGCCGCCCGCGACCGCGGCGCGACGCGCATCGAGGCGAGCCAGCAGGCCGAGGACGACTGGGTGCAGACCATCGTCGCGCTGGCGCAGATGAACCTCCAGTTCCTCGAGAGCTGCACGCCCGGCTACTACAACAACGAAGGCCGGCCGGCCGAGCGCGGCGCGCGCAACGGCTTCTACGGCGGCGGGTCGCCGGCGTTCTTCCGCGTCCTGCGGGACTGGCGCGAGCGCGGCGACCTCGGCGGGCTCGAGCTCGACTGA